The following proteins are encoded in a genomic region of Ostrea edulis chromosome 7, xbOstEdul1.1, whole genome shotgun sequence:
- the LOC125655616 gene encoding E3 ubiquitin-protein ligase Hakai-like isoform X3, whose protein sequence is MELESEAGGTMSTGNVKKNIPIKLKSQPKATRGRPKKGARAKKEATPPEVPEQDENSSVVDSEFIEAPIFKQPGEPLHQSQPLRWSHKVNLIGEKVVDPLIHCCDKCKLPILIYGRMIPCKHVFCLDCARKTEKVCPRYKCEENVQRIEQSALGTVFVCSYGGPKHGDGGCRRTYLSQRDLQAHIYHRHMRTDSSKSSNQASSTSKTVVEQYTTSKGGSKSQHSTPIIEQYTTAAGRHASSDSHLNIPHSSRPSDALYQQPLLNQMPPPSQALPTQAMLQGPPPRLPLSQGQPPSQSIIPGQQAESYQLSSMSAMAPGRKTNLITVPLQDDSDYRRRDMAAGYNSLPPSTFATSMPPPGGIAPQQGFPAMHQGPSPTSIGVFPPSGPPPFTSPPIRSQLPVSSGGSVPISHPPPVSVPTPNLATPPPPLLTGPRMPIQGGQPPRFGSPQGHFNDSYSQSTPGGQNPRGPWAGPQPQRSSSGQSQRSQSDNYQYYQ, encoded by the exons ATGGAACTGGAATCAGAAGCAGGTGGTACCATGAGTACAGGTAATGTCAAGAAAAACATCCCCATTAAACTGAAATCACAACCAAAAGCAACAAGGGGGCGGCCAAAGAAAGGGGCAAGAGCGAAGAAAGAAGCCACTCCGCCCGAGGTCCCCGAACAAG ATGAAAATTCAAGTGTGGTTGACTCTGAATTTATTGAGGCACCGATCTTTAAACAACCAGGGGAACCCCTTCACCAAAGTCAGCCTCTGAGATGGAGTCATAAG GTTAATCTTATTGGAGAAAAGGTGGTGGATCCCTTGATACACTGCTGTGACAAATGTAAACTGCCTATTCTCATCTATGGTCGTATG ATTCCTTGCAAGCATGTGTTTTGCCTTGACTGCGCAAGAAAGACGGAGAAAGTGTGTCCAAGGTACAA GTGTGAAGAAAATGTACAGCGGATAGAACAGTCAGCTCTAGGAACTGTGTTTGTCTGTAGTTATGGAGGACCTAAGCATGGTGATGGTGGGTGCCGACGGACGTACCTCTCGCAAAGGGACCTTCAAGCTCACATCTACCACAGACACATGAGGACTGACTCCTCAAAATCCTCAAATCAGGCATCCAGTACCAGTAAGACAGTTGTAGAACAATATACAACATCCAAAGGGGGTTCTAAATCGCAGCACTCGACACCAATCATAGAGCAGTATACTACAGCAGCGGGTCGTCATGCCAGCAGTGACAGTCATCTGAACATACCCCACTCCTCCCGCCCAAGTGATGCATTGTATCAACAGCCCTTACTGAATCAGATGCCTCCCCCTAGTCAGGCTTTGCCTACTCAAGCCATGCTTCAAGGCCCTCCTCCTAGACTGCCCTTATCGCAGGGACAGCCGCCTTCTCAGTCTATCATCCCAGGTCAACAAGCAGAGAGTTACCAGCTTTCATCAATGTCTGCAATGGCACCTGGCAGAAAAACTAACCTCATTACGGTTCCTCTACAGGATGACTCGGATTACAGACGGAGAGACATGGCTGCTGGATACAACTCCCTTCCCCCGTCAACCTTTGCGACCTCTATGCCGCCTCCTGGTGGCATCGCTCCACAGCAAGGGTTTCCTGCCATGCATCAAGGACCATCACCGACATCCATTGGGGTATTCCCTCCTTCAGGACCCCCACCATTTACGTCACCCCCAATAAGGTCACAGTTGCCAGTCTCATCAGGCGGTAGTGTCCCCATTTCACACCCTCCCCCGGTCAGTGTTCCTACCCCCAATCTGGCCACACCACCCCCTCCACTTTTGACTGGCCCACGGATGCCAATACAAGGAGGCCAGCCTCCCAGATTTGGTAGTCCCCAGGGGCATTTTAATGACAGTTACAGTCAGAGTACCCCAGGAGGTCAGAATCCGAGGGGACCCTGGGCTGGGCCCCAACCCCAAAGGAGTTCAAGTGGTCAGTCACAAAGATCACAATCGGACAATTATCAATACTACCAATGA
- the LOC125655616 gene encoding E3 ubiquitin-protein ligase Hakai-like isoform X1 has product MADDQAMELESEAGGTMSTGNVKKNIPIKLKSQPKATRGRPKKGARAKKEATPPEVPEQDENSSVVDSEFIEAPIFKQPGEPLHQSQPLRWSHKVNLIGEKVVDPLIHCCDKCKLPILIYGRMIPCKHVFCLDCARKTEKVCPRYKCEENVQRIEQSALGTVFVCSYGGPKHGDGGCRRTYLSQRDLQAHIYHRHMRTDSSKSSNQASSTSKTVVEQYTTSKGGSKSQHSTPIIEQYTTAAGRHASSDSHLNIPHSSRPSDALYQQPLLNQMPPPSQALPTQAMLQGPPPRLPLSQGQPPSQSIIPGQQAESYQLSSMSAMAPGRKTNLITVPLQDDSDYRRRDMAAGYNSLPPSTFATSMPPPGGIAPQQGFPAMHQGPSPTSIGVFPPSGPPPFTSPPIRSQLPVSSGGSVPISHPPPVSVPTPNLATPPPPLLTGPRMPIQGGQPPRFGSPQGHFNDSYSQSTPGGQNPRGPWAGPQPQRSSSGQSQRSQSDNYQYYQ; this is encoded by the exons ATGGCGGATGATCAAG CAATGGAACTGGAATCAGAAGCAGGTGGTACCATGAGTACAGGTAATGTCAAGAAAAACATCCCCATTAAACTGAAATCACAACCAAAAGCAACAAGGGGGCGGCCAAAGAAAGGGGCAAGAGCGAAGAAAGAAGCCACTCCGCCCGAGGTCCCCGAACAAG ATGAAAATTCAAGTGTGGTTGACTCTGAATTTATTGAGGCACCGATCTTTAAACAACCAGGGGAACCCCTTCACCAAAGTCAGCCTCTGAGATGGAGTCATAAG GTTAATCTTATTGGAGAAAAGGTGGTGGATCCCTTGATACACTGCTGTGACAAATGTAAACTGCCTATTCTCATCTATGGTCGTATG ATTCCTTGCAAGCATGTGTTTTGCCTTGACTGCGCAAGAAAGACGGAGAAAGTGTGTCCAAGGTACAA GTGTGAAGAAAATGTACAGCGGATAGAACAGTCAGCTCTAGGAACTGTGTTTGTCTGTAGTTATGGAGGACCTAAGCATGGTGATGGTGGGTGCCGACGGACGTACCTCTCGCAAAGGGACCTTCAAGCTCACATCTACCACAGACACATGAGGACTGACTCCTCAAAATCCTCAAATCAGGCATCCAGTACCAGTAAGACAGTTGTAGAACAATATACAACATCCAAAGGGGGTTCTAAATCGCAGCACTCGACACCAATCATAGAGCAGTATACTACAGCAGCGGGTCGTCATGCCAGCAGTGACAGTCATCTGAACATACCCCACTCCTCCCGCCCAAGTGATGCATTGTATCAACAGCCCTTACTGAATCAGATGCCTCCCCCTAGTCAGGCTTTGCCTACTCAAGCCATGCTTCAAGGCCCTCCTCCTAGACTGCCCTTATCGCAGGGACAGCCGCCTTCTCAGTCTATCATCCCAGGTCAACAAGCAGAGAGTTACCAGCTTTCATCAATGTCTGCAATGGCACCTGGCAGAAAAACTAACCTCATTACGGTTCCTCTACAGGATGACTCGGATTACAGACGGAGAGACATGGCTGCTGGATACAACTCCCTTCCCCCGTCAACCTTTGCGACCTCTATGCCGCCTCCTGGTGGCATCGCTCCACAGCAAGGGTTTCCTGCCATGCATCAAGGACCATCACCGACATCCATTGGGGTATTCCCTCCTTCAGGACCCCCACCATTTACGTCACCCCCAATAAGGTCACAGTTGCCAGTCTCATCAGGCGGTAGTGTCCCCATTTCACACCCTCCCCCGGTCAGTGTTCCTACCCCCAATCTGGCCACACCACCCCCTCCACTTTTGACTGGCCCACGGATGCCAATACAAGGAGGCCAGCCTCCCAGATTTGGTAGTCCCCAGGGGCATTTTAATGACAGTTACAGTCAGAGTACCCCAGGAGGTCAGAATCCGAGGGGACCCTGGGCTGGGCCCCAACCCCAAAGGAGTTCAAGTGGTCAGTCACAAAGATCACAATCGGACAATTATCAATACTACCAATGA
- the LOC125655616 gene encoding E3 ubiquitin-protein ligase Hakai-like isoform X2, producing the protein MADDQAMELESEAGGTMSTGNVKKNIPIKLKSQPKATRGRPKKGARAKKEATPPEVPEQDENSSVVDSEFIEAPIFKQPGEPLHQSQPLRWSHKVNLIGEKVVDPLIHCCDKCKLPILIYGRMIPCKHVFCLDCARKTEKVCPRCEENVQRIEQSALGTVFVCSYGGPKHGDGGCRRTYLSQRDLQAHIYHRHMRTDSSKSSNQASSTSKTVVEQYTTSKGGSKSQHSTPIIEQYTTAAGRHASSDSHLNIPHSSRPSDALYQQPLLNQMPPPSQALPTQAMLQGPPPRLPLSQGQPPSQSIIPGQQAESYQLSSMSAMAPGRKTNLITVPLQDDSDYRRRDMAAGYNSLPPSTFATSMPPPGGIAPQQGFPAMHQGPSPTSIGVFPPSGPPPFTSPPIRSQLPVSSGGSVPISHPPPVSVPTPNLATPPPPLLTGPRMPIQGGQPPRFGSPQGHFNDSYSQSTPGGQNPRGPWAGPQPQRSSSGQSQRSQSDNYQYYQ; encoded by the exons ATGGCGGATGATCAAG CAATGGAACTGGAATCAGAAGCAGGTGGTACCATGAGTACAGGTAATGTCAAGAAAAACATCCCCATTAAACTGAAATCACAACCAAAAGCAACAAGGGGGCGGCCAAAGAAAGGGGCAAGAGCGAAGAAAGAAGCCACTCCGCCCGAGGTCCCCGAACAAG ATGAAAATTCAAGTGTGGTTGACTCTGAATTTATTGAGGCACCGATCTTTAAACAACCAGGGGAACCCCTTCACCAAAGTCAGCCTCTGAGATGGAGTCATAAG GTTAATCTTATTGGAGAAAAGGTGGTGGATCCCTTGATACACTGCTGTGACAAATGTAAACTGCCTATTCTCATCTATGGTCGTATG ATTCCTTGCAAGCATGTGTTTTGCCTTGACTGCGCAAGAAAGACGGAGAAAGTGTGTCCAAG GTGTGAAGAAAATGTACAGCGGATAGAACAGTCAGCTCTAGGAACTGTGTTTGTCTGTAGTTATGGAGGACCTAAGCATGGTGATGGTGGGTGCCGACGGACGTACCTCTCGCAAAGGGACCTTCAAGCTCACATCTACCACAGACACATGAGGACTGACTCCTCAAAATCCTCAAATCAGGCATCCAGTACCAGTAAGACAGTTGTAGAACAATATACAACATCCAAAGGGGGTTCTAAATCGCAGCACTCGACACCAATCATAGAGCAGTATACTACAGCAGCGGGTCGTCATGCCAGCAGTGACAGTCATCTGAACATACCCCACTCCTCCCGCCCAAGTGATGCATTGTATCAACAGCCCTTACTGAATCAGATGCCTCCCCCTAGTCAGGCTTTGCCTACTCAAGCCATGCTTCAAGGCCCTCCTCCTAGACTGCCCTTATCGCAGGGACAGCCGCCTTCTCAGTCTATCATCCCAGGTCAACAAGCAGAGAGTTACCAGCTTTCATCAATGTCTGCAATGGCACCTGGCAGAAAAACTAACCTCATTACGGTTCCTCTACAGGATGACTCGGATTACAGACGGAGAGACATGGCTGCTGGATACAACTCCCTTCCCCCGTCAACCTTTGCGACCTCTATGCCGCCTCCTGGTGGCATCGCTCCACAGCAAGGGTTTCCTGCCATGCATCAAGGACCATCACCGACATCCATTGGGGTATTCCCTCCTTCAGGACCCCCACCATTTACGTCACCCCCAATAAGGTCACAGTTGCCAGTCTCATCAGGCGGTAGTGTCCCCATTTCACACCCTCCCCCGGTCAGTGTTCCTACCCCCAATCTGGCCACACCACCCCCTCCACTTTTGACTGGCCCACGGATGCCAATACAAGGAGGCCAGCCTCCCAGATTTGGTAGTCCCCAGGGGCATTTTAATGACAGTTACAGTCAGAGTACCCCAGGAGGTCAGAATCCGAGGGGACCCTGGGCTGGGCCCCAACCCCAAAGGAGTTCAAGTGGTCAGTCACAAAGATCACAATCGGACAATTATCAATACTACCAATGA